The following coding sequences are from one Vicinamibacterales bacterium window:
- a CDS encoding SDR family NAD(P)-dependent oxidoreductase, whose translation MTVPRHPPDVVLVSGATSGIGRACALDLHARGFTVLAGGRDAAALAQLAALDSPRLTPIHLDVIDPVAIALAADRAEALSGGRGLAGLVHAAGVAEIGPLETQSIDALRRMLDVNVVGVSALTQRCLPAIRRRRGRVVLLGSIAGRSALPFMGAYSASKHALEALADALRVELLPWGVQVAIVEAGAVDTPIGGRALASIDDVATRGPAASLYREALAAFRRAVEASMASALPPASVAEAVAHALTSRRPRTRYVVGWEAWQRLLLKHLLSDRWHDRAVRRVVGLPSRPPGGA comes from the coding sequence GTGACGGTCCCGAGGCATCCGCCGGACGTGGTGCTCGTGTCGGGCGCCACGAGCGGCATCGGCCGTGCCTGCGCGCTCGACCTCCACGCGCGGGGCTTCACGGTGCTGGCCGGCGGTCGGGACGCCGCGGCCCTGGCGCAGCTGGCCGCGCTCGACTCGCCGCGCCTGACGCCCATTCATCTCGACGTCATCGATCCGGTGGCGATCGCCCTCGCGGCGGACCGTGCGGAGGCGCTGTCGGGCGGCCGCGGGCTCGCCGGCCTGGTGCACGCCGCGGGCGTGGCCGAGATCGGTCCGCTCGAGACGCAGTCGATCGACGCGCTCCGCCGGATGCTGGACGTGAACGTCGTCGGCGTCTCGGCGCTCACCCAGCGCTGCCTGCCGGCCATCCGGCGCCGGCGAGGCCGAGTCGTGCTCCTCGGGTCGATCGCGGGCCGGAGCGCGCTGCCGTTCATGGGGGCGTACTCGGCGTCGAAGCACGCGCTCGAGGCCCTCGCGGACGCGCTGAGAGTCGAGCTCCTGCCGTGGGGCGTCCAGGTGGCGATCGTGGAGGCCGGCGCCGTGGACACGCCTATCGGCGGCAGGGCGCTGGCGTCGATCGACGACGTCGCAACGCGCGGGCCGGCGGCGTCGCTCTATCGGGAGGCGCTGGCGGCGTTCCGGCGGGCGGTCGAGGCGTCGATGGCGTCCGCGCTGCCCCCGGCGTCGGTCGCCGAGGCGGTGGCGCACGCGCTCACGTCGCGGCGGCCGCGTACCCGGTACGTCGTGGGATGGGAAGCATGGCAGCGGCTCCTGCTCAAGCACCTGCTGTCCGATCGCTGGCACGACCGCGCCGTGCGGCGCGTGGTCGGCCTGCCGTCACGGCCGCCCGGCGGCGCCTGA
- a CDS encoding enoyl-CoA hydratase-related protein: MELTPAVVTLPLRLDPVTVSVLVRDLEIALASPAPVVVLRGASAETFCLGLAIDAADQGTDATREFAALLVTLHRAPKPLLAAVDGAAIGGGFGLVCACDWVVAAERATFGLPELVWGLLPAMIWPLVADRMAPHVARQWTLGAYARPAGDALSAGAVDEMVPAGRLDAAVRRGVRTLARLEPAALPRLRAWIRDSRRLPLADAIAEGAAITSGLMTDAAVHRRWRAFAEGESPWSA; this comes from the coding sequence ATGGAGCTGACGCCGGCGGTCGTCACGCTGCCGCTGCGGCTCGACCCGGTCACGGTGTCGGTGCTCGTCCGTGACCTCGAGATCGCGCTCGCCTCCCCGGCGCCAGTGGTCGTCCTGCGCGGGGCGTCGGCCGAGACCTTCTGCCTCGGCCTCGCCATCGACGCGGCCGACCAGGGGACCGACGCCACGCGCGAGTTCGCGGCGCTGCTCGTCACGCTGCACCGCGCGCCGAAGCCGCTGCTCGCCGCCGTGGACGGCGCCGCCATCGGCGGCGGCTTCGGCCTCGTGTGCGCCTGTGACTGGGTCGTCGCGGCCGAGCGGGCCACCTTCGGCCTGCCCGAGCTCGTCTGGGGGCTGCTGCCGGCCATGATCTGGCCGCTCGTCGCCGACCGCATGGCGCCCCACGTGGCCCGTCAGTGGACGCTCGGGGCGTACGCGCGTCCGGCCGGGGACGCGCTCTCGGCTGGCGCGGTCGACGAGATGGTGCCCGCCGGGCGCCTGGACGCCGCCGTTCGCCGGGGCGTCCGGACGCTGGCGCGCCTGGAGCCCGCCGCGCTGCCCCGACTGCGCGCATGGATCCGCGACTCGCGGCGGCTGCCGCTCGCCGACGCCATCGCCGAGGGCGCCGCGATCACGAGCGGCCTCATGACCGACGCGGCGGTCCACCGGCGATGGCGCGCGTTCGCCGAGGGAGAGTCGCCATGGTCCGCGTGA
- a CDS encoding NIPSNAP family protein produces the protein MKHPLAAALLLVIGFAAGAATTHTLSAQASGRVFELRTYTAPEGKLGDLHARFRNHTLRIFEKHGMTSVIYLAPMDAPASEHQLVYLLAHKSREAAKASWEAFQNDPEWKKVSAESQVNGRIVSKVDSVFLTATDYSPMK, from the coding sequence ATGAAGCACCCACTCGCGGCGGCCCTGCTCCTCGTGATCGGCTTCGCGGCCGGCGCGGCCACGACGCATACGCTCAGCGCGCAGGCCTCGGGCCGCGTATTCGAGCTGCGCACCTACACGGCGCCCGAGGGCAAGCTCGGGGATCTCCACGCCCGCTTCCGGAACCACACGCTGCGGATCTTCGAGAAGCACGGCATGACGAGCGTGATCTACCTGGCGCCCATGGACGCGCCGGCGTCGGAGCACCAGCTCGTGTACCTGCTGGCGCACAAGAGCCGCGAGGCAGCCAAGGCCAGCTGGGAGGCGTTCCAGAACGATCCCGAGTGGAAGAAGGTCTCGGCCGAATCGCAGGTGAACGGGCGCATCGTGAGCAAGGTGGACTCGGTGTTCCTCACCGCCACCGACTACTCGCCCATGAAGTGA
- a CDS encoding metallophosphoesterase has translation MRLTRRGLLRATAGAALGAVGVGAWAVAWEPHWLEIVRLDLPIRQLPQALIGATLVQLSDIHVGPRVDDAYVLEVFARVAALAPDILVYTGDLVSFRDEGFFEQVERMYAAPPRGRLATIGTCGNHEYGPRWIHGEIAAALAAIYERAGIRMLRNARLDVEGLQILGLDDLWSGRFDAAPALAGLDGSRAMLALSHNPDTADLDAWRGFEGWILAGHTHGGQVRPPFLPPPIVPVKNRRYTAGVFDLPGARTMYVNRGVGHLYQVRFNVRPEVTVFTLQRA, from the coding sequence GTGCGGCTCACCCGTCGAGGCCTGCTGCGCGCCACGGCGGGCGCGGCCCTCGGCGCCGTGGGCGTTGGCGCCTGGGCCGTCGCCTGGGAACCCCATTGGCTGGAGATCGTCCGGCTCGACCTGCCGATCCGCCAGCTGCCGCAGGCGCTCATCGGCGCCACGCTGGTGCAGCTCTCCGACATCCACGTCGGCCCGCGCGTGGACGACGCCTACGTGCTCGAGGTGTTCGCGCGCGTCGCCGCCCTGGCGCCCGACATCCTCGTCTACACCGGCGACCTGGTGAGCTTCCGCGACGAGGGCTTCTTCGAGCAGGTGGAGCGGATGTATGCCGCGCCGCCACGCGGACGCCTCGCCACGATCGGCACGTGCGGCAACCACGAGTACGGGCCGCGCTGGATCCACGGCGAGATCGCGGCGGCGCTCGCCGCCATCTACGAGCGCGCCGGCATCCGCATGCTGCGCAACGCGCGCCTCGACGTCGAGGGCCTGCAGATCCTGGGCCTCGACGATCTCTGGAGCGGCCGGTTCGACGCGGCCCCGGCGCTGGCCGGCCTCGATGGGTCCCGCGCGATGCTGGCGCTCAGCCACAATCCCGACACGGCGGACCTGGACGCGTGGCGTGGATTCGAGGGCTGGATCCTGGCCGGGCACACGCACGGCGGGCAGGTCAGGCCGCCGTTCCTCCCGCCGCCGATCGTGCCGGTGAAGAACCGCCGCTACACCGCTGGCGTGTTCGATCTGCCGGGCGCCCGCACGATGTACGTGAACCGGGGCGTCGGCCACCTGTACCAGGTACGCTTCAACGTCCGGCCCGAGGTGACCGTCTTCACGCTGCAGCGGGCCTGA
- a CDS encoding MFS transporter produces MQAHLFAAARRLASALTHRDFRLLWSGALGSTIGTWMQKVAQAWLITTLAGAASARFLGLDSLMGELPILLLTLVGGVIADRKDRRQLLLMSQYVQMTSAFILAALVYFDVVRLWHILALSALTGTAQAFGGPAYQSLIPQLVSKENLPNAIALNSIQFNLSRIIGPLIAGAALTAFGMVACFGLNGLSFLCVIAALFALRVQHVPPAGTRPILHEMKGGFDYVKAEPTIVALTVLGFVAAFLGVPLLTLLPVMVKDIYQQDVGLYTRLMAFSGSGAVLGAMMVAWRGKSRAMGRSLLGGIVAFGCVLIAFSYSRQMWAVQLLLFLAGGLLVSTFSMTTSLVQLIAPNEMRGRVMSIYMVAFRGASPLGNFLSGNFATTYSVPTVLAVNGALLIVAAVAFWVRGRGVREA; encoded by the coding sequence TTGCAGGCACACCTCTTCGCGGCCGCGCGCCGTCTGGCGTCGGCCCTCACGCACAGGGACTTCCGCCTGCTGTGGAGCGGCGCCCTCGGCTCCACCATCGGCACCTGGATGCAGAAGGTGGCGCAGGCGTGGCTCATCACCACGCTCGCCGGCGCGGCCTCGGCCCGCTTCCTCGGCCTGGACTCGCTCATGGGCGAGCTGCCGATCCTCCTCCTCACGCTCGTCGGCGGCGTCATCGCCGATCGCAAGGATCGCCGCCAGCTCCTGCTGATGTCGCAGTACGTCCAGATGACGTCGGCGTTCATCCTGGCCGCGCTCGTCTACTTCGACGTCGTGCGCCTGTGGCACATCCTGGCGCTCTCGGCGCTCACGGGCACGGCGCAGGCCTTCGGCGGGCCCGCCTACCAGTCGCTCATCCCGCAGCTCGTGAGCAAGGAGAACCTGCCGAACGCCATCGCCCTGAACTCCATCCAGTTCAACCTGTCGCGCATCATCGGCCCGCTCATCGCCGGCGCCGCGCTGACCGCGTTCGGCATGGTGGCCTGCTTCGGGTTGAACGGCCTGTCGTTCCTCTGCGTCATCGCGGCGCTGTTCGCCCTGCGCGTGCAGCACGTCCCCCCGGCCGGCACCCGTCCGATCCTGCACGAGATGAAAGGCGGCTTCGACTACGTCAAGGCCGAGCCCACGATCGTCGCCCTGACCGTGCTGGGCTTCGTCGCCGCGTTCCTCGGCGTGCCGCTGCTCACGCTGCTGCCGGTCATGGTGAAGGACATCTACCAGCAGGACGTCGGACTGTACACGCGCCTCATGGCCTTCTCGGGGTCCGGCGCCGTGCTGGGCGCGATGATGGTGGCCTGGCGCGGCAAGTCGCGGGCGATGGGCCGCAGCCTGCTGGGCGGCATCGTCGCCTTCGGCTGCGTGCTCATCGCCTTCTCGTACTCGCGGCAGATGTGGGCGGTCCAGCTGCTGCTCTTCCTGGCCGGCGGACTGCTGGTGTCCACGTTCTCGATGACGACGTCGCTCGTGCAGCTCATCGCCCCCAACGAGATGCGCGGCCGCGTGATGAGCATCTACATGGTGGCGTTCCGGGGCGCCTCGCCGCTCGGCAACTTCCTGAGCGGCAACTTCGCCACCACGTACTCGGTGCCCACCGTGCTGGCCGTCAACGGCGCGTTGCTCATCGTCGCGGCGGTCGCCTTCTGGGTGCGCGGACGCGGCGTCCGGGAAGCGTAG
- a CDS encoding hydroxymethylglutaryl-CoA synthase, with product MWARASAVPVGIDALGVYPCACRLDIGTLCEARGLDLANVRDRLFCDERSVMGPIEDVVTLAVNAALPILTAAERDAVRLLVVATESGPDQEKPVSSWVHHYLGLRPDCRNFEVKHACYGATGALQLAAGWIASGVDPGAKALVINADHALWHDGGAEEAVLGAAGVAVLVSARPRVARLDLGWHGVHAHEIADIFRPAPGVETGDADESLLSYLDGVEAAYDAYVGRVGQPIDFDTFFAANVYHVPFGGLSQRAHLKLARRELGLTKAGAEAHWARKSRASLTFNRRTGGIYGGATFLALAGVIASGRVTAGDRVGIYSYGSGSCAEFYSVTIEEGAYAAIAGAGIEAGLERRRALSLREYEACERAVSAATAARDVRPDADLVSGLWDEQYAGQGKLVFRGIRDYYREYAWS from the coding sequence ATGTGGGCACGAGCCTCGGCGGTGCCGGTCGGGATCGACGCGCTCGGCGTCTACCCCTGCGCGTGCCGCCTGGACATCGGCACGCTCTGCGAGGCGCGGGGCCTCGACCTTGCGAACGTCCGGGACCGCCTGTTCTGTGACGAACGCTCGGTGATGGGACCGATCGAGGACGTGGTGACGCTGGCCGTCAACGCCGCCCTTCCGATCCTCACGGCGGCCGAGCGCGACGCCGTGCGGCTCCTCGTCGTCGCGACCGAGTCCGGTCCCGACCAGGAGAAGCCCGTCAGCTCGTGGGTCCACCACTACCTCGGCCTCCGTCCCGACTGCCGCAATTTCGAGGTCAAGCACGCGTGCTACGGCGCGACCGGCGCGCTGCAGCTCGCGGCCGGCTGGATCGCGTCGGGCGTCGATCCGGGAGCGAAGGCCCTCGTGATCAACGCCGACCACGCGCTGTGGCACGACGGCGGCGCGGAGGAGGCCGTGCTCGGCGCGGCGGGAGTCGCGGTGCTCGTGTCGGCCCGGCCCCGGGTGGCGCGCCTCGACCTCGGCTGGCACGGCGTTCACGCGCACGAGATCGCCGACATCTTCCGGCCGGCGCCCGGCGTGGAAACCGGCGATGCCGACGAGAGCCTGCTCTCGTATCTCGACGGCGTCGAAGCGGCCTACGACGCCTACGTCGGACGGGTGGGGCAGCCGATCGACTTCGACACGTTCTTCGCGGCCAACGTCTATCACGTCCCGTTCGGCGGACTGTCGCAGCGCGCGCACCTGAAGCTCGCCCGCAGGGAGCTCGGCCTCACGAAGGCCGGCGCCGAGGCGCACTGGGCGCGGAAGTCGCGCGCGTCGCTGACGTTCAACCGCCGGACAGGGGGCATCTACGGCGGCGCGACGTTCCTGGCGCTCGCGGGCGTCATCGCCAGCGGACGGGTGACGGCAGGCGACCGGGTGGGCATCTACAGCTACGGCTCGGGGTCGTGCGCCGAGTTCTACAGCGTGACGATCGAGGAGGGCGCGTACGCGGCCATCGCCGGGGCCGGCATCGAGGCCGGTCTCGAGCGGAGGCGGGCCTTGTCGCTGCGTGAGTACGAGGCGTGCGAGCGTGCCGTGTCAGCGGCGACCGCCGCACGTGATGTCCGCCCGGACGCCGATCTCGTCAGCGGGCTGTGGGACGAGCAGTACGCGGGGCAGGGGAAGCTCGTCTTCCGCGGCATCCGTGACTACTACCGGGAGTATGCATGGAGCTGA
- a CDS encoding cupin domain-containing protein, which yields MTRRPALRWLVHGTLASAGLLTIALAATGQTPQPADDPRFTGLSTVLDAKDLSAARRRFEPGARSAWHSHDNGQLLYVERGRLRTQKKGQTVKELGVGESDYTGPNVVHWHGAAATTELIQVNVGFGGETRWMQKVTDAEYQGK from the coding sequence ATGACCCGCCGCCCCGCCCTCCGCTGGCTCGTTCACGGCACGCTCGCCTCGGCGGGCCTGCTCACGATCGCCCTGGCCGCCACGGGACAGACGCCGCAGCCGGCCGACGACCCGCGCTTCACGGGCCTCTCGACCGTCCTCGACGCGAAGGACCTGAGCGCCGCGCGGCGGCGCTTCGAGCCCGGCGCGCGCTCGGCCTGGCACAGCCACGACAACGGCCAGCTGCTCTACGTGGAGCGCGGACGCCTGCGCACCCAGAAGAAGGGCCAGACGGTGAAGGAACTGGGCGTCGGCGAGTCCGATTACACCGGACCGAACGTCGTGCACTGGCACGGGGCCGCCGCCACCACGGAGCTCATCCAGGTGAACGTCGGCTTCGGCGGCGAGACGCGCTGGATGCAGAAGGTCACCGACGCCGAGTACCAGGGCAAGTAG
- a CDS encoding pyridoxal phosphate-dependent aminotransferase family protein — protein sequence MPWTATDFSLADFYVSDTDDPLVPPADYLAWRRDTAWATSLYEPVLCDPAAPVNHLRRGDGRHRVINMTSYGYLGLVRHPAVVAAAKQALDEFGTGACGSPILSGKSVLHERLEGRLAALTGREAVLVYNSGFGGALGTAAGLMRKGDVALVDARAHISLVDGIKVGGARVVFFEHNDAAALDRTLTATAGARRLIFVDGLYSMDGDFADLPRLLDVAEAHRVGLLVDEAHSILCCGPTGGGVVEHFGVRGRVGLQYGTFSKGFSAAGGFAAASRDLVEYLRFYANPYGFTCALPPAVVAGLVAALDVMDAEPERRQALWDNAAYFRGALQAMGVDTGTSTSYVVPMVVGDRPLLYELGHALRDRGLFVTPVDYPTVPLDQARFRASVTALHTKADLNEALQVLEDVFVPVMRQRGRLRSA from the coding sequence ATGCCGTGGACCGCCACCGACTTCAGCCTCGCCGACTTCTACGTCTCCGACACCGACGATCCGCTGGTGCCGCCCGCCGACTACCTGGCGTGGCGGCGGGACACGGCGTGGGCGACGTCGCTCTACGAGCCCGTGCTGTGCGATCCGGCCGCGCCCGTGAATCACCTGCGGCGCGGCGACGGCCGGCACCGCGTGATCAACATGACGTCGTACGGGTACCTCGGCCTCGTCAGGCACCCGGCCGTCGTCGCGGCCGCCAAGCAGGCCCTCGACGAGTTCGGCACCGGCGCCTGCGGGTCGCCGATCCTGTCCGGCAAGAGCGTGCTGCACGAGCGGCTGGAGGGGCGGCTCGCCGCGCTGACCGGCCGCGAGGCCGTCCTCGTCTACAACTCCGGCTTCGGCGGCGCGCTGGGGACGGCGGCCGGCCTCATGCGCAAGGGTGACGTCGCCCTCGTGGATGCCCGCGCGCACATCTCGCTCGTGGACGGTATCAAGGTGGGCGGAGCCCGGGTGGTGTTCTTCGAGCACAACGACGCCGCCGCGCTCGACAGGACGCTCACGGCCACCGCGGGGGCGCGGCGCCTGATCTTCGTGGACGGCCTGTACTCGATGGACGGCGACTTCGCCGACCTGCCACGGCTGCTCGACGTGGCCGAAGCGCATCGTGTCGGACTCCTGGTGGACGAGGCGCACTCGATCCTCTGCTGCGGACCGACGGGCGGCGGCGTCGTCGAGCACTTCGGCGTCCGCGGGCGCGTGGGCCTCCAGTACGGCACGTTCTCGAAGGGGTTCTCGGCCGCGGGCGGCTTCGCGGCGGCCTCACGCGATCTCGTCGAGTACCTGCGCTTCTACGCCAACCCGTACGGCTTCACGTGCGCGCTGCCGCCGGCCGTGGTCGCCGGGCTCGTCGCGGCGCTCGACGTCATGGACGCGGAACCCGAACGCCGTCAGGCGCTCTGGGACAACGCCGCGTACTTCCGCGGCGCCCTCCAGGCGATGGGCGTCGACACGGGGACCTCCACCAGCTACGTCGTGCCCATGGTGGTGGGCGACCGGCCGCTGCTGTACGAGCTCGGCCACGCGCTCCGCGACCGCGGGCTCTTCGTCACGCCCGTCGACTACCCGACCGTGCCGCTCGATCAGGCGCGCTTCCGCGCCAGCGTCACCGCCCTGCACACGAAGGCCGATCTCAACGAGGCGCTGCAGGTCCTCGAGGACGTGTTCGTGCCGGTCATGCGCCAGCGCGGGCGCCTGCGATCGGCCTGA
- a CDS encoding polyketide synthase, producing the protein MVRVTGTGGVVEIALADPATGNALGETMVHALTSAIERAGAEEATRVVLLTGDGDSFSSGAPVALLAALAEGRLRPVDIRLPRVLLDCPVPVIAAMDGHAVGGGFALGLAADLVILARECRYGFTFLNLGFTPGMGTTALCEHALAPAVAHELLYTGELRRGVDFAGSGVNGVLPRRDVRARARDLAARIAEKPRLALELLKRTLTLPRRRAFEQALTIESLMHQVTLGGPGAADAIRGAYVD; encoded by the coding sequence ATGGTCCGCGTGACCGGAACCGGCGGCGTGGTCGAGATCGCCCTGGCCGACCCGGCGACGGGCAACGCGCTGGGCGAGACGATGGTGCACGCGCTGACCTCCGCGATCGAGCGCGCGGGAGCGGAGGAGGCGACGCGAGTCGTCTTGCTGACGGGCGACGGCGACTCGTTCTCGTCGGGCGCGCCAGTCGCGCTCCTCGCCGCGCTCGCCGAGGGCCGGCTGCGCCCGGTGGACATCCGCCTGCCTCGCGTCCTGCTCGACTGTCCGGTCCCGGTCATCGCGGCGATGGACGGCCATGCGGTCGGGGGAGGATTCGCGCTCGGCCTCGCCGCGGATCTGGTCATCCTGGCGCGCGAGTGTCGCTACGGCTTCACGTTCCTGAACCTGGGTTTCACGCCCGGCATGGGCACGACGGCCCTGTGCGAGCACGCCCTCGCGCCGGCCGTCGCTCACGAGCTGCTCTACACGGGCGAGCTCAGGCGCGGCGTCGACTTCGCGGGGAGCGGCGTGAACGGCGTGCTGCCGCGGCGGGACGTGCGCGCCCGCGCCCGCGACCTGGCGGCGCGCATCGCGGAGAAGCCGCGGCTCGCCCTGGAGCTCCTCAAGCGGACGCTCACGCTGCCGCGCCGGCGGGCCTTCGAGCAGGCCCTGACGATCGAGTCGTTGATGCATCAGGTGACGCTGGGCGGCCCAGGCGCCGCCGATGCCATCCGGGGCGCCTATGTGGACTGA
- a CDS encoding sterol desaturase family protein — protein sequence MTLAASPWLGTVWGAVFAACLGAVYVGLALGGDRDAVLMGVTVLAGVLILAAERVRPRRAEWREADGEWWNDLGHFVASFGVGSFGGAWLAQAVTPVALWDVWPGGWPVVVQAGLGLAIAEFFGYWQHRLLHTVPALWPLHALHHSTGRMTFFKATRIHAFDIGSFTFLWMAPLLALGAPADVVLWVTAFGNFAAETQHANVSLPTPAWLDRLVGTPAVHWLHHSLDLREGNSNFGMNLMLFDHLFGTYLPPSPDRPPAFGIQPDFVPRGFLGQLALPLETLRRLRSRT from the coding sequence GTGACGCTTGCCGCCTCGCCCTGGCTCGGCACCGTGTGGGGGGCCGTGTTCGCGGCGTGCCTCGGTGCCGTCTACGTGGGCCTCGCGCTTGGCGGGGACCGGGACGCGGTGCTGATGGGCGTCACGGTCCTGGCCGGCGTGCTGATCCTGGCCGCCGAGCGCGTCCGGCCCCGGCGTGCGGAGTGGCGGGAGGCGGACGGCGAATGGTGGAACGATCTCGGCCACTTCGTCGCGAGCTTCGGTGTCGGCTCCTTCGGCGGCGCCTGGCTGGCCCAGGCCGTGACGCCCGTCGCGCTCTGGGACGTGTGGCCAGGCGGCTGGCCCGTGGTCGTGCAGGCCGGTCTGGGCCTCGCGATCGCCGAGTTCTTCGGGTATTGGCAGCACCGGCTGCTGCATACCGTGCCGGCGCTCTGGCCCCTGCACGCCCTGCACCACAGCACCGGGCGGATGACCTTCTTCAAGGCCACGCGCATCCACGCGTTCGATATCGGGTCGTTCACGTTCCTGTGGATGGCGCCGCTCCTGGCGCTCGGCGCCCCGGCGGACGTCGTGCTGTGGGTGACGGCGTTCGGCAACTTCGCCGCAGAGACCCAGCACGCCAACGTGTCGCTGCCGACCCCGGCCTGGCTCGATCGCCTCGTCGGCACTCCCGCCGTCCACTGGCTGCACCACTCGCTCGACCTGCGCGAGGGCAACAGCAACTTCGGCATGAACCTCATGCTGTTCGACCACCTGTTCGGCACCTACCTGCCGCCGTCGCCGGACCGGCCGCCGGCCTTCGGCATCCAGCCGGACTTCGTCCCTCGCGGGTTTCTCGGTCAACTCGCCCTGCCGCTCGAGACCCTGCGCCGTCTTCGCTCCAGGACCTGA
- a CDS encoding SDR family oxidoreductase → MSQTPLAGQVVLVTGGTRGIGLATALAFAAEGARTVLTHAWGSADEDAVTAAVVAAGGPPPLILQADVTRAADTETLVADVVARTGPVHVLVSNASVALVVNGMEDYSERGFLKSLRGSAWPTFDYLTAIRRHAGTYPRYVVVMSSDGPDRFTPGYDFVAAGKAAMEAMVRYTAYRLRDEGVRINVLRSRAIRTASFEGTFGDEFYGFLRGFVDEGWFMTADEVGRAAMALCSGAFDGMTGQVLMADRGNTFFDGLSYLYERREPLGL, encoded by the coding sequence ATGAGCCAGACGCCGCTGGCCGGCCAGGTCGTGCTCGTCACCGGCGGGACGCGGGGCATCGGCCTGGCCACGGCCCTGGCCTTCGCGGCCGAGGGCGCCCGCACGGTGCTGACGCACGCCTGGGGCAGCGCGGACGAGGACGCGGTGACCGCCGCCGTGGTGGCGGCCGGCGGGCCGCCGCCCCTCATCCTGCAGGCCGACGTGACGCGCGCCGCCGACACCGAGACGCTCGTCGCCGACGTCGTGGCCCGGACCGGCCCCGTCCACGTCCTCGTGAGCAACGCCTCGGTGGCGCTCGTCGTCAACGGCATGGAGGACTACTCGGAGCGCGGGTTCCTCAAGAGCCTGCGAGGGTCGGCGTGGCCCACCTTCGACTACCTCACGGCGATCAGGCGGCATGCCGGGACCTATCCCCGCTACGTCGTCGTGATGTCGTCCGACGGGCCCGACCGCTTCACGCCCGGCTACGACTTCGTCGCGGCGGGGAAGGCCGCGATGGAAGCGATGGTGCGCTACACCGCCTACCGGCTCAGGGACGAGGGCGTGCGCATCAACGTCCTCCGGTCGCGGGCCATCCGCACCGCCTCCTTCGAGGGCACCTTCGGCGATGAGTTCTACGGGTTCCTGCGCGGGTTCGTGGACGAGGGCTGGTTCATGACGGCGGACGAAGTGGGCCGCGCCGCCATGGCGCTCTGCTCGGGCGCCTTCGACGGCATGACCGGCCAGGTGCTGATGGCCGACCGCGGCAACACGTTCTTCGACGGCCTCTCGTACCTCTACGAGCGGCGCGAGCCTCTGGGGTTGTGA
- a CDS encoding SDR family oxidoreductase codes for MWTDYRGKAVLVTGGTRGIGLATGLAFGRRGAEVTLTYKWGPDDERPILDAFEAVDAPPPRLVQADAAHDDDIRAVLEDLRTRHARLEALVSNAAFGVPVASVDAYSKRAFQAGLDATAWPLVAHVQAARAVFGRAPRYVVGVSSEGAESMHAGYDLIAAAKAALETLCRYLHYRLHPDGTTVNVVRTRFVDTASLAATFGDGFADFVRTYEPDVLTPPALVAEAIYGLCAGPMDAVGGQVVTVDGGAGLFENFSRLFQERHLHPIRPKETA; via the coding sequence ATGTGGACTGACTATCGGGGCAAGGCCGTCCTCGTGACGGGCGGCACGCGCGGCATCGGGCTGGCCACGGGACTCGCCTTCGGCAGGCGCGGCGCCGAGGTGACCCTCACCTACAAGTGGGGGCCCGACGACGAGCGGCCGATCCTCGACGCGTTCGAGGCCGTCGACGCACCGCCGCCGAGGCTCGTGCAGGCCGATGCCGCGCACGACGACGACATCCGCGCCGTACTGGAGGACCTGCGGACGCGTCACGCGCGGCTGGAGGCGCTGGTGTCGAACGCGGCCTTCGGCGTCCCCGTGGCGTCGGTGGACGCCTATTCGAAGCGGGCATTCCAGGCCGGGCTCGACGCGACGGCCTGGCCGCTCGTCGCGCACGTGCAGGCCGCCCGCGCCGTCTTCGGACGGGCCCCGCGCTACGTCGTCGGCGTGTCGTCAGAGGGCGCCGAGTCGATGCACGCCGGCTACGACCTCATCGCCGCCGCCAAGGCGGCGCTCGAGACGCTCTGCCGCTACCTGCACTACCGGCTCCACCCGGACGGCACGACCGTGAACGTGGTCCGCACGCGCTTCGTGGACACGGCGTCCCTGGCCGCCACGTTCGGGGACGGGTTCGCGGACTTCGTGCGGACCTACGAACCCGACGTGCTGACGCCGCCGGCGCTCGTGGCCGAGGCCATCTACGGGCTCTGCGCCGGGCCGATGGATGCCGTCGGCGGCCAGGTCGTGACGGTCGACGGCGGCGCCGGGCTCTTCGAGAACTTCTCCCGTCTGTTCCAGGAACGTCACCTGCATCCCATCCGCCCGAAGGAGACCGCATGA
- a CDS encoding phosphopantetheine-binding protein — MTREAVLAVVVKHLANAVDGIDPATIDPTRSLKEYGANSLDIVEVVSGAMRELKVKVPRTQLNTLTNIDGLVSLLHEAKTGAAVATGASA, encoded by the coding sequence ATGACTCGTGAAGCTGTACTCGCCGTCGTCGTCAAGCACCTGGCCAACGCCGTCGACGGCATCGATCCGGCCACGATCGACCCGACCCGTTCGCTCAAGGAGTACGGCGCCAACAGTCTCGACATCGTCGAGGTGGTGTCCGGGGCGATGCGCGAGCTGAAGGTGAAGGTGCCGCGGACCCAGCTGAACACGTTGACGAACATCGACGGCCTGGTGTCGCTGCTCCACGAGGCGAAGACCGGCGCGGCCGTCGCCACGGGCGCGAGCGCATGA